The following are encoded in a window of Mustela nigripes isolate SB6536 chromosome 1, MUSNIG.SB6536, whole genome shotgun sequence genomic DNA:
- the SELENOH gene encoding selenoprotein H — MRCAARETLCSGGGLPGPWFGAGSGAGRTPLRAQAGSAPGRSPGAMASRGRKRKAEVAVVAAAAKQERPAKAGEATVVIEHCTSURVYGRNAAALSQALRLETPELPVEVNPAKPRRGSFEVTLLRPDGSSVELWTGIKKGPPRKLKFPEPQEVVKELKKHLS, encoded by the exons ATGCGCTGCGCAGCTAGGGAGACGCTTTGTTCCGGCGGCGGGCTTCCGGGCCCGTGGTTTGGAGCTGGGAGCGGTGCGGGCCGGACCCCTCTTCGCGCCCAGGCCGGCTCGGCTCCCGGCAGATCTCCGGGCGCCATGGCTTCTCGTGGGAGAAAGCGGAAGGCCGAGGTGGCGGTGGTCGCGGCGGCGGCCAAACAGGAGAGGCCAGCGAAGGCAGGGGAGGCGACCGTCGTGATCGAGCATTG CACGAGCTGACGCGTCTACGGGCGCAACGCCGCGGCCCTGAGCCAGGCGCTGCGCCTGGAGACCCCGGAGCTTCCCGTGGAGGTGAACCCTGCCAAGCCCCGGAGGGGCAGCTTCGAGGTGACGCTGCTGCGCCCAGACGGCAGCA GTGTGGAGCTCTGGACTGGGATTAAGAAGGGGCCCCCACGCAAACTGAAGTTCCCGGAGCCTCAAGAGGTGGTGAAGGAGCTGAAGAAGCACCTTTCGTAG